Sequence from the Acidobacteriota bacterium genome:
CAGGCAAAACTTCTACAAATCCCCAGAAAATACTCAAATATTTACTTATTTTTCCTTTTTTATAATGAAGCTCCCCAATTCCAAGGAGGGAAAGAAGCGGTCTGTGACCTGGCAGAATACCTAAATATCCAAGTTTACCAGGAAGATATACTTCATCGACTTCATCTTTTATAAGCAATTTCTCAGGTGTAATAACTTCTAAAGTAAGTTTAGAAGGAAGACTCATTTCTCCAATTCCATTGCTTTTTCCCTAACCTCTTCAATTGTACCTACCATATAAAAAGCCTGTTCTGGAATGTTATCGCACTTTCCTTCAGCAATCTCTTTAAATCCTTTTATCGTATCTTTGATTTCAATATATTTTCCCTTTCTTCCGGTAAATTCTTCAGCTACATGGAACGGCTGCGAAAGAAACTTCTGGATTTTTCTCGCTCTTGCAACAATTATTTTATCCTCTTCCGAAAGTTCCTCTATTCCCAGAATAGCTATTATATCCTGAAGATCTTTATATCTCTGCAGAATGGCTCTAACTTGCCTTGCTACCTGATAATGCTCTTCTCCTATTATTCTTGGGTCAAGAATTCTTGAGTAGGAAGATAAAGGGTCAACTGCTGGATAGATTCCCATCTCTGCAATCTGGCGGGAGAGATTTGTGTTTGCATCTAAATGAGAGAATGTTGTTGCAGGTGCAGGGTCAGTGAAATCATCGGCAGGAACATAAATTGCCTGAACAGAGGTAATTGAGCCTCTTTTGGTTGATGTAATTCTCTCCTGAAGTTCTCCCAGCTCTGCAGCCAAATTAGGCTGATAGCCGACCGCTGAGGGCATCCTTCCAAGCAAAGCAGAAACTTCTGAACCTGCCTGAACAAATCTAAATATGTTATCTATGAATAAAAGTACATCCTGACCTTCTTCATCTCTGAAATATTCAGCAACAGTCAGACCTGAAAGACCAACTCTTAGTCTTGCACCGGGTGGCTCGGTCATCTGGCCATAAATTAAAGATGCCTTGCTTAGAACCCCGGATTGTTTCATTTCAAGCCATAAATCATTACCTTCCCTTGTTCTCTCGCCAACCCCCGCAAACACAGAAAAACCTCCGTGCTTCTTAGCAACATTATGGATTAACTCCATGATTATAACGGTCTTGCCAACCCCTGCTCCGCCAAAAAGTCCAATTTTCCCTCCTTTTAAATAAGGTTCGAGTAAATCAATAACTTTAATCCCTGTCTCAAACATTTCTAATTTTGTGCTCTGCTCATCTAATGGAGGAGCGGGCCTGTGAATTGGATATCTCTTTTTTGCTTTTATTTCCCCAAGTTTATCAGCTGGCTCTCCGATTACATTCATTAATCTCCCAAGAGTCTCTCTACCTACAGGAACAGTGATCGGACCTTCTAAATTAATCGCTCTCATCCCTCTGATCACACCATCCGTGGGATGCATAGAAACGGCTCGAACTCTATTCTCACCAAGATGCTGTTCTACCTCTACTATTATATTTATCTCCCGTGAGCTTTTAAATTCATCGGTAGTTATTTGTAAAGCTGTATAAATTTCAGGCACTTCACCTTCATCAAATTCCACATCAACCACAGGTCCTATAACTTGAACAACTCTCCCATATTTCATAAATTCCTCCTAAATTCTCGATTTAGCCAGAGCTTCTGAAGCAGTCATAATATCTATCAATTCTTTTGTGATGGAAGCCTGACGAATTTTATTCATAATCAATGTAAGATTTTCGATTAAATCCCCAGCATTCTTTGTT
This genomic interval carries:
- a CDS encoding F0F1 ATP synthase subunit epsilon, with the protein product MSLPSKLTLEVITPEKLLIKDEVDEVYLPGKLGYLGILPGHRPLLSLLGIGELHYKKGKISKYLSIFWGFVEVLPDRVIVLAHKGEKAEEIDVTRAEDAKKRAEEIIQRAMRGQVSPADLNKALIKLQKALTRIKVYKRYHGN
- the atpD gene encoding F0F1 ATP synthase subunit beta; this translates as MKYGRVVQVIGPVVDVEFDEGEVPEIYTALQITTDEFKSSREINIIVEVEQHLGENRVRAVSMHPTDGVIRGMRAINLEGPITVPVGRETLGRLMNVIGEPADKLGEIKAKKRYPIHRPAPPLDEQSTKLEMFETGIKVIDLLEPYLKGGKIGLFGGAGVGKTVIIMELIHNVAKKHGGFSVFAGVGERTREGNDLWLEMKQSGVLSKASLIYGQMTEPPGARLRVGLSGLTVAEYFRDEEGQDVLLFIDNIFRFVQAGSEVSALLGRMPSAVGYQPNLAAELGELQERITSTKRGSITSVQAIYVPADDFTDPAPATTFSHLDANTNLSRQIAEMGIYPAVDPLSSYSRILDPRIIGEEHYQVARQVRAILQRYKDLQDIIAILGIEELSEEDKIIVARARKIQKFLSQPFHVAEEFTGRKGKYIEIKDTIKGFKEIAEGKCDNIPEQAFYMVGTIEEVREKAMELEK